A portion of the Limosilactobacillus reuteri genome contains these proteins:
- a CDS encoding ECF transporter S component gives MAKTRHQQIRHNTTLAIFIAIILLQDFVPFFGNIPLGPLGITTLHVTVIIAAIVLGPVDGAIIGGIWGLLTWVRAFVAPSSPLAPLVFVNPLVSVVPRIMIGILAGYTFILMCRLVKAKYIAAVSAAIVGTLTNTGLVLGFIYLFYRTPAVAQTYGVNVNHLLIALETVMATNGLAELILAIIIVPMVALPVLEVRRRLEVN, from the coding sequence ATGGCAAAAACTCGGCACCAACAAATTAGGCACAATACGACATTAGCAATCTTTATCGCAATTATTCTCTTACAAGATTTTGTCCCATTTTTTGGCAACATTCCGCTGGGGCCGCTTGGTATTACGACCCTTCATGTAACAGTCATTATTGCGGCAATTGTGTTGGGTCCCGTTGATGGCGCAATTATTGGTGGTATTTGGGGGCTCCTGACTTGGGTGCGGGCATTTGTGGCACCAAGTAGTCCGCTGGCTCCCTTAGTTTTTGTTAACCCGCTTGTTTCCGTTGTCCCGCGCATTATGATTGGGATTTTAGCAGGATATACTTTTATTCTTATGTGTCGTTTGGTCAAAGCAAAATATATCGCCGCGGTAAGTGCTGCAATAGTAGGAACCCTTACTAATACTGGCTTGGTATTAGGCTTTATTTATCTATTTTATCGTACTCCAGCAGTTGCGCAAACTTATGGGGTAAATGTTAATCATTTATTAATTGCTTTAGAAACAGTCATGGCGACTAATGGGCTCGCAGAATTGATATTGGCGATTATTATTGTCCCAATGGTTGCTCTTCCGGTATTGGAGGTCCGCCGTCGCTTGGAAGTAAATTGA
- a CDS encoding MucBP domain-containing protein has protein sequence MIDKFKTGNPIWVYYNDIDSGANLTVPQLLRGFIGQEYQIEQKQFPNYRYVKTEGETKGTFDMRQRIVHLFYRKQNWGEVQSIEMYLHLDAPTQVFDTAGGMPVGAPLPADITVKSFHRVATKNGQFWYEIGADQWIKYDQMHVVDNPFNQDIRKEKSKLINNLTVIPLKNVQAKVDYLHNKSINVYDAPYGNKVAEIPNGETITLIGKLNDNDEITWYQVGRKKYITSNYIQIEYPEDDE, from the coding sequence ATGATTGACAAGTTTAAAACAGGAAATCCTATCTGGGTTTACTATAATGATATTGATTCAGGAGCAAACCTTACCGTCCCGCAATTATTACGCGGATTCATCGGTCAAGAATACCAAATTGAACAAAAGCAATTTCCTAATTACCGATATGTAAAAACTGAAGGTGAAACTAAGGGAACATTTGATATGCGGCAACGAATTGTACACCTTTTTTATCGGAAACAGAATTGGGGAGAGGTCCAATCGATTGAAATGTACCTCCACCTCGATGCTCCTACACAGGTATTTGATACAGCTGGTGGAATGCCAGTCGGTGCCCCTCTCCCTGCTGATATTACAGTTAAATCCTTCCACCGGGTTGCGACTAAGAATGGTCAGTTTTGGTACGAAATTGGCGCTGACCAATGGATTAAGTATGATCAAATGCACGTTGTTGACAATCCATTCAACCAGGATATCCGGAAAGAAAAATCAAAACTCATTAATAATTTAACGGTAATTCCCTTGAAGAATGTGCAGGCCAAAGTTGATTATCTCCATAATAAGTCAATCAATGTTTACGATGCGCCTTATGGAAATAAAGTGGCAGAGATTCCAAATGGGGAAACAATTACCCTAATTGGAAAATTAAACGATAATGATGAGATTACCTGGTACCAAGTGGGTCGCAAGAAATATATTACTAGCAACTACATTCAAATTGAATATCCAGAAGATGATGAATAA
- a CDS encoding ATP-binding cassette domain-containing protein, whose product MMDQLIVKNIVKKYRRQTVLDNISFTLEPAKIYGLLGRNGAGKTTLLNIMSNRIFPTSGEVQIGNEDVNNNDDLLSKIFLMSEVNLYPRHMKISQTFDLADAAYNNFDYDLANRLLKVFGLNDRMKITNLSTGQRTASKLIVALAVNADYVLLDEPILGLDANHRDSFYKELVKTYQERPRTFVLSTHLIEEIQQLVEHVLIMDQHHIIINEDTESLLAKAYAISGPEKMVDEYTAGLKILKTEMMGNIKTAYLLDRLDEQRVIPDQVKIGHYDLQHLFIYLTNGGEY is encoded by the coding sequence ATGATGGATCAATTAATAGTTAAAAACATTGTTAAAAAGTATCGTCGCCAAACAGTATTGGATAATATTTCATTTACCCTAGAACCTGCTAAAATTTATGGTCTTCTTGGCCGGAATGGGGCTGGGAAGACGACTCTTCTTAATATTATGAGCAACCGGATTTTTCCAACGAGTGGGGAAGTGCAAATTGGCAATGAAGACGTTAATAACAATGATGACCTCCTCAGCAAGATCTTTTTGATGAGTGAAGTTAATCTTTATCCGCGTCACATGAAGATAAGTCAAACCTTTGACTTGGCCGATGCCGCTTATAATAACTTTGACTATGACTTAGCCAACCGTCTCCTCAAGGTATTCGGCTTGAATGACCGGATGAAGATTACTAACTTATCGACGGGGCAACGGACGGCCTCCAAGCTAATCGTCGCCTTAGCAGTCAATGCCGATTATGTCCTATTAGATGAACCGATTTTAGGTTTAGATGCTAATCACCGTGATAGCTTCTATAAAGAATTAGTTAAGACTTATCAAGAACGACCACGAACTTTTGTCTTATCAACCCACTTAATTGAAGAAATTCAACAATTAGTCGAACATGTTCTAATCATGGACCAACACCACATCATTATTAATGAAGATACAGAAAGTTTATTAGCCAAGGCTTATGCAATTAGTGGTCCGGAAAAAATGGTTGATGAGTATACTGCAGGCTTAAAAATTCTTAAAACAGAGATGATGGGTAATATTAAGACGGCCTACTTACTTGATCGCTTAGATGAACAGCGTGTGATTCCTGATCAAGTTAAGATTGGCCATTATGATTTGCAGCATTTATTCATTTACTTAACGAATGGGGGAGAATACTAA
- a CDS encoding GntR family transcriptional regulator: MNFDFNDSTPLYQQIADQLEEMIFSRGFDEGSQVPSTTQLSQQLHINPATVLKGMNILVNKDLLEKRRGLGMFVKKGAQQKIMEQRKESFYNDYVKSLLVEAGKLGITKQHLLDLIERGENDGSINS, encoded by the coding sequence ATGAATTTCGACTTTAATGATTCGACGCCGCTTTATCAGCAAATTGCCGACCAGCTTGAAGAGATGATTTTCTCTAGAGGCTTTGATGAAGGTTCGCAGGTACCATCAACGACCCAGCTTTCTCAGCAATTGCATATCAATCCTGCGACAGTCCTTAAGGGGATGAATATTTTAGTTAATAAAGACCTCTTAGAAAAGCGACGTGGACTAGGGATGTTTGTAAAAAAAGGTGCACAACAAAAAATTATGGAACAACGTAAAGAAAGTTTTTATAACGACTATGTAAAGAGTTTGCTAGTTGAAGCGGGTAAGCTCGGGATTACCAAGCAGCATTTATTAGACTTAATCGAACGAGGTGAAAATGATGGATCAATTAATAGTTAA
- a CDS encoding KxYKxGKxW signal peptide domain-containing protein, whose translation MENKKHFKLYKSGKKWIVATITTIAISTGIVFSENVLADTQQPQSTGQVQKINNPTNDQTYDHQDKGNYGYLDQANFNDDQLQVTGWQATNQSLDEQNRFVIAYDSTTNKELGRSKVINNVTRPDVAKVHNVYNAANSGYNSNIKLNTKNMQDENDSIQVVSRYSNTQTGEGQHTDWWSQPIAIDKSNYGSLDQFQVQNGQLFVTGWHATNGSINRDHHFLILFDQTAGHEISRQEVKKVARPDVVRVYPDIMNADNSGFKAVFNVANLDPNHQYQILSRYSNAANGEGSYVTEWFAPQRIAPANRVNEGWLDSFNISEPGQLTVAGWHASDLSNVTSNRFIIIFDRTANRQVASMKINGIARPDVAKAYPYVLNAENAGFNVTFNLNSLQPGHQYSVVSRYSADPNGNGNDGQHIDFWSSPVTLNQTASYVDQVKMTDQGLHVQGWMQAIIV comes from the coding sequence GTGGAAAATAAAAAACATTTTAAGTTATATAAAAGTGGTAAAAAATGGATTGTTGCGACAATAACTACAATTGCGATTTCAACTGGCATAGTATTTAGTGAGAATGTGCTTGCTGATACTCAACAGCCGCAATCAACTGGCCAAGTTCAAAAAATTAATAACCCTACTAATGATCAAACTTATGACCATCAAGATAAGGGGAATTATGGTTATCTTGATCAAGCTAACTTTAATGATGACCAACTTCAAGTAACTGGTTGGCAAGCAACTAACCAGTCCCTTGATGAACAGAATCGATTTGTAATTGCTTACGATAGTACAACAAATAAAGAATTAGGACGAAGCAAAGTAATAAATAACGTTACTCGTCCAGATGTTGCAAAGGTCCACAATGTGTACAATGCTGCTAACTCTGGTTACAATTCAAATATTAAGTTAAATACTAAAAATATGCAGGATGAAAATGATTCTATCCAAGTTGTTAGCCGTTATAGCAATACGCAAACTGGTGAGGGACAACACACAGACTGGTGGTCACAACCAATTGCAATTGATAAAAGTAACTATGGTAGTTTAGACCAATTTCAAGTTCAAAATGGTCAGTTATTTGTCACAGGCTGGCACGCCACTAATGGTTCAATTAATCGTGATCATCACTTCTTAATTTTGTTTGATCAAACTGCTGGCCATGAAATTAGTCGCCAAGAAGTTAAGAAAGTAGCGCGTCCAGATGTTGTCCGTGTTTATCCAGACATAATGAATGCAGATAATTCTGGCTTTAAAGCTGTCTTTAATGTTGCAAATCTTGATCCTAACCATCAATATCAGATTTTAAGCCGGTATAGTAATGCTGCTAATGGAGAAGGATCTTATGTTACTGAATGGTTTGCACCACAAAGAATTGCACCAGCTAACCGAGTAAATGAGGGCTGGCTTGACAGTTTTAATATTAGTGAACCTGGTCAATTAACCGTTGCAGGTTGGCATGCTAGTGATTTATCTAACGTTACCAGCAACCGATTTATTATCATTTTTGATCGAACAGCTAATCGGCAAGTAGCCTCAATGAAAATTAATGGGATTGCTCGCCCAGATGTTGCTAAAGCCTACCCTTACGTCTTAAATGCCGAAAATGCAGGTTTTAATGTAACCTTTAATTTGAATTCACTCCAACCAGGTCATCAATATTCAGTCGTTAGTCGATACTCAGCAGATCCAAATGGTAACGGTAATGATGGTCAACATATTGATTTTTGGTCATCACCAGTTACTTTAAACCAAACAGCATCTTACGTTGATCAAGTAAAGATGACTGATCAAGGATTGCATGTTCAGGGATGGATGCAAGCGATAATAGTTTAG
- a CDS encoding IS30 family transposase, with protein MTHLNDTMSTSLLTTHKKNAHLTKEERVMIATLKSQGLSNRAIGRQLGVNHQTINNELNRGTVRQLRRQKSNGKIYEYSYYIYSYEAGQATYLEHHRHSGRRRLYYSSKQFLRLADQLMLGEFDDHHYSPQAVIYKARDLMNDGTLIPKSVVTLYQWINEGVLRTSNLDLFEKPKRKHHRTHPQAKRCLGPNIAQRPQTADQRSEIGHWELDTVQGQKNGNDSVVLVMTDRLSRVNITSKIAGKTAHAVNQFFINLRQKMGTDAYYRIFKTITSDNGSEFSELTQVHDHVFYADPYSPWERGSNEINNRFLRKEITKGEAINNYSSAQIIATNDWMNHYPRAMFNGHSSMDIYRKAFYQEISQLHQPIINWSVLFI; from the coding sequence ATGACGCACTTAAATGATACCATGTCTACTAGTTTATTGACTACTCATAAAAAGAATGCTCATCTTACTAAAGAAGAACGTGTGATGATTGCGACTTTAAAGTCGCAAGGACTTTCCAATCGCGCAATTGGTCGCCAATTAGGAGTTAATCATCAAACAATTAATAACGAGCTCAACCGTGGTACGGTCCGCCAACTTCGTCGTCAAAAATCTAATGGTAAGATTTACGAATATTCTTACTACATCTATAGTTATGAAGCTGGTCAGGCCACATATCTTGAACATCACCGCCATTCTGGTCGTCGTCGCTTATATTATTCTTCAAAGCAATTTTTACGATTAGCTGATCAGCTAATGCTTGGTGAGTTTGACGACCACCATTACTCCCCACAAGCGGTTATTTATAAGGCTCGAGATTTAATGAATGATGGCACCCTGATCCCAAAGTCGGTTGTAACTTTATATCAATGGATTAATGAGGGTGTGCTTCGTACGTCCAATTTAGACCTCTTTGAAAAACCTAAACGTAAGCATCATCGAACTCATCCGCAAGCTAAAAGGTGCTTAGGGCCTAATATTGCTCAACGACCTCAAACTGCGGACCAACGGTCCGAAATTGGCCATTGGGAACTAGATACAGTTCAGGGACAGAAAAACGGTAATGACAGTGTTGTACTAGTAATGACTGATCGCCTTTCACGAGTTAATATCACGAGTAAAATTGCTGGTAAAACTGCGCATGCAGTAAATCAGTTCTTTATAAATTTACGCCAGAAAATGGGCACAGATGCTTACTATCGCATCTTTAAGACAATAACCTCTGACAACGGTTCAGAATTTAGTGAGTTAACACAAGTTCACGATCATGTTTTCTATGCTGATCCGTATTCCCCTTGGGAACGTGGATCCAATGAGATCAATAACCGGTTTCTCCGCAAGGAGATTACCAAAGGTGAAGCTATAAATAACTATAGTAGTGCTCAGATCATAGCGACTAATGATTGGATGAATCACTATCCACGAGCTATGTTTAATGGACATTCGTCAATGGATATCTATCGTAAGGCCTTCTACCAAGAGATATCACAGCTCCATCAACCAATAATCAATTGGTCAGTATTATTTATTTGA
- a CDS encoding peptide chain release factor 3: MSPKELAEAVNKRRTFAIISHPDAGKTTITEQLLLFGGVVREAGTVKARKTGNFAKSDWMEIEKKRGISVTSSVMQFDFQGKRINILDTPGHEDFSEDTYRTLMAVDSAVMVIDSAKGIEPQTKKLFQICKMRGIPIFTFMNKFDRDAREPLDLLNEVEDVLGIETYPINWPIGSGHQFKGIYDRFNHRVALTHPADENNPYLPLDEDGNVKGDNPLAGDGEWQDAMDGMELVEVAGNELDQEKIARGDQTPVFFGSALTNFGVQTFLETYLQFAPAPSDHKTEDGDVVKPLDPEFSGFVFKIQANMNPRHRDRIAFVRICSGEFDRGMDVTLSRTKKPMRLSNVTEFMADTRENVETAVAGDIIGLYDTGNFQIGDSIYNGKKDIQFEKLPQFTPELFVRVSAKNVMKQKSFHKGINQLVQEGAVQLYRSYSTGDYILGAVGQLQFEVFKFRMQNEYNSEVVMEPMGTKTARWIDPDQLDEKMSSSRNILVKDIHDQPLFLFENQFAENWFKQKYPDVKLTAKL, from the coding sequence ATGTCACCAAAAGAACTTGCTGAAGCAGTTAATAAACGGCGTACGTTTGCCATTATTTCTCACCCGGATGCCGGGAAAACAACGATTACTGAACAACTCTTGCTTTTTGGGGGAGTAGTTCGTGAAGCCGGGACCGTTAAAGCACGGAAAACCGGTAATTTTGCAAAGTCAGACTGGATGGAGATTGAAAAGAAGCGGGGAATCTCTGTTACCTCATCTGTTATGCAATTTGATTTCCAAGGTAAGCGGATCAATATTTTGGATACTCCAGGGCACGAAGATTTCTCTGAAGATACTTATCGGACATTAATGGCGGTGGACTCCGCTGTGATGGTTATTGATAGTGCGAAGGGGATCGAGCCGCAGACTAAGAAGTTATTCCAAATTTGTAAGATGCGGGGAATTCCGATTTTTACCTTTATGAATAAATTTGATCGGGATGCCCGTGAACCACTTGACCTTTTAAATGAAGTTGAAGATGTATTAGGAATTGAAACTTACCCAATCAACTGGCCGATCGGTTCTGGTCACCAGTTTAAGGGGATCTATGACCGCTTTAACCATCGTGTTGCCTTGACACACCCAGCTGATGAAAATAATCCTTACTTACCATTAGATGAAGACGGTAATGTTAAGGGCGATAACCCATTAGCTGGTGATGGTGAATGGCAAGATGCAATGGACGGCATGGAACTGGTCGAAGTTGCCGGTAATGAACTCGATCAAGAAAAGATTGCCAGAGGGGACCAAACACCGGTCTTCTTTGGATCTGCTTTAACTAATTTTGGGGTTCAGACTTTCTTGGAGACCTACTTACAGTTTGCGCCTGCACCAAGTGACCACAAAACTGAGGACGGGGATGTTGTTAAGCCCCTTGATCCCGAATTTTCTGGTTTTGTCTTTAAGATCCAGGCTAACATGAATCCTCGTCACCGTGATCGAATTGCCTTTGTGCGGATTTGTTCCGGTGAATTTGATCGGGGGATGGATGTTACATTATCACGGACTAAGAAACCAATGCGGTTATCAAATGTAACTGAATTTATGGCCGATACCCGTGAAAATGTTGAGACAGCTGTTGCCGGTGATATTATCGGTTTATACGATACCGGAAACTTCCAAATTGGTGATTCTATTTACAATGGTAAAAAAGATATTCAATTTGAAAAGTTGCCACAATTTACACCAGAACTGTTTGTCCGTGTTTCTGCCAAGAATGTGATGAAACAGAAGTCCTTCCACAAGGGAATCAATCAATTAGTTCAAGAAGGGGCCGTCCAGCTTTACCGGAGTTATTCTACTGGTGATTATATTCTCGGTGCAGTTGGTCAGCTTCAATTTGAAGTGTTCAAGTTCCGGATGCAAAATGAATATAATTCAGAAGTTGTGATGGAACCAATGGGAACTAAGACTGCCCGGTGGATTGATCCAGACCAATTAGATGAAAAGATGTCGTCATCACGAAACATCTTAGTCAAGGATATCCATGATCAGCCACTATTCTTATTTGAAAATCAATTCGCCGAAAATTGGTTTAAGCAAAAGTATCCAGATGTGAAGTTAACGGCAAAGTTATAA
- a CDS encoding LCP family protein, producing MDNNNNNESREHYRKRMEERIQRDVNERKRREREEAHNRRENRLRQEEEQSSPDYQPPKKHHYRTPNWVRALIGLLICLVVAGGFYEYHKVHSVAKGVFGAGDGKISKKLQKGEPVSVLAMGTDVGALDRGNKGGNTDSLELFTINPKKKTITMTSIPRDILVRVETSDGPDYVKINAAYSINGPKQTVKQVSELLDVPIDYYAVINMGVLEKVVNSVGGVEVDNPFAFDYEGHHFKKGKQYLNGANALKYSRMRYDDPNNDYGRQKRQQQILKSVINKFKASGSIGAANKILDAVGDGVKTNIPIDDIATLYGNYHGAMNNVKTYHFQGQNATIEGVSFQIASPKEINRVSKLVRAQLGLKAKNVVNHETKMYKSQPHYNGYNETDFILPGGASYNDPGSGNGSDEVTGSSHSSRQSENETELSSTYTAGNNESYSESRAVPTTENQTQTAPIQHHYSTPQPHTYNSYHSTYTHPTYGNHYGYTHRYY from the coding sequence ATGGATAATAACAATAACAACGAATCGCGGGAACATTACCGTAAACGGATGGAAGAACGTATCCAACGTGACGTTAATGAACGCAAGCGTCGAGAACGCGAGGAAGCACACAACAGACGTGAAAATCGTTTGCGACAAGAAGAAGAACAATCGTCACCCGATTATCAACCACCAAAAAAGCATCACTATCGAACGCCAAATTGGGTGCGCGCGTTAATTGGATTATTAATTTGTCTAGTAGTGGCCGGCGGATTTTACGAATATCATAAAGTTCACTCAGTTGCCAAAGGGGTGTTTGGCGCTGGCGATGGAAAAATTAGTAAAAAGTTACAAAAAGGTGAACCAGTTTCCGTCCTGGCCATGGGAACAGATGTCGGGGCTTTAGATCGTGGTAACAAGGGTGGTAATACCGACTCTTTGGAACTGTTTACTATTAATCCAAAAAAGAAAACAATTACTATGACTAGTATTCCTCGTGATATCCTAGTACGTGTTGAGACTAGTGATGGTCCTGATTATGTTAAAATCAACGCTGCTTATTCAATCAATGGACCAAAGCAAACCGTAAAGCAAGTATCAGAATTACTTGATGTGCCGATTGATTACTATGCGGTTATTAACATGGGGGTTCTCGAAAAAGTTGTTAATTCCGTTGGCGGGGTCGAGGTTGATAACCCATTTGCCTTTGACTACGAAGGCCACCACTTCAAGAAAGGTAAACAATACCTTAATGGCGCAAATGCGTTGAAGTATTCCCGGATGCGGTATGATGATCCAAATAATGATTATGGTCGTCAAAAACGACAACAACAAATTCTAAAGAGCGTTATTAATAAGTTCAAGGCTTCAGGCTCAATTGGTGCAGCTAACAAGATTTTAGATGCTGTTGGGGATGGTGTTAAGACCAATATTCCAATTGATGATATTGCGACCTTGTATGGTAACTACCATGGCGCAATGAACAATGTTAAGACCTACCATTTCCAAGGACAAAACGCAACGATCGAAGGAGTCTCTTTCCAAATTGCTAGTCCTAAAGAAATTAACCGGGTATCAAAACTGGTACGAGCTCAACTTGGCTTAAAAGCTAAGAACGTTGTTAACCACGAAACTAAGATGTACAAGTCACAACCACACTACAATGGTTACAATGAGACTGACTTTATCCTTCCTGGGGGTGCCAGTTACAATGATCCTGGTAGTGGTAATGGGAGTGATGAAGTTACAGGAAGCTCTCATTCCTCACGACAGAGTGAAAATGAGACTGAATTATCTTCAACCTACACAGCGGGTAACAATGAAAGCTATAGTGAATCTCGAGCAGTTCCGACAACTGAAAATCAAACCCAGACTGCTCCTATCCAGCATCATTATTCTACCCCTCAACCCCACACTTATAATAGTTATCACTCAACTTATACTCACCCAACATATGGTAACCATTATGGATATACACATCGGTATTATTAA
- a CDS encoding AI-2E family transporter, which translates to MSKQKFYHWLFWPLLLLTVATLIWMCTKIQFIFQPFLTFISVVFVPLIISGFLYYMLNPVLKLFMKIKIGRFHMNRGIASLLIVLLLIVIVIGGIAMLIPPVVKEISTLVRNMPQTVTGIQHLINDTIEHSFLRNVDLNAYYRQFDHQLAGYAQKVLQGLSTRVGDIIGMLTNVTVVTITVPVMLFYMLKDGSKLIPSIQKWLSPHHAKEVNDLLGKMNSTLSSYISGQMIECLFVGVFTSIGYVIIGQPLAIVLGIVAGLTNIIPYIGPYIGIAPALFVALTMAPNKIIWVIVVVIVVQQVDGNIVYPNIIGKTLQIHPLTIIMLLLAAGHIAGIGGMILCIPFYAVIKTVCEYFFDIYRIEHPVDKTKTE; encoded by the coding sequence ATGTCTAAGCAAAAATTTTATCATTGGCTATTTTGGCCGTTGCTATTACTAACAGTAGCAACTCTAATCTGGATGTGTACAAAAATTCAGTTTATTTTTCAGCCGTTTTTAACCTTTATCTCAGTAGTTTTTGTTCCATTGATTATCTCTGGATTCCTATATTATATGCTAAACCCAGTCTTAAAGCTTTTTATGAAGATTAAAATTGGGCGCTTTCATATGAACCGTGGAATCGCTAGCTTATTAATCGTGCTTTTATTGATTGTGATTGTTATTGGTGGAATTGCCATGTTAATTCCACCAGTTGTAAAAGAAATTTCAACATTAGTACGTAACATGCCACAGACGGTCACAGGAATTCAACACCTTATTAATGATACAATTGAGCATTCATTCTTGCGAAACGTGGATCTAAATGCATATTACCGGCAGTTTGATCACCAACTAGCTGGATATGCGCAAAAGGTTTTGCAAGGCCTATCAACGCGGGTCGGGGATATCATTGGTATGCTGACGAACGTGACAGTGGTAACAATTACTGTTCCGGTAATGCTATTTTATATGCTTAAGGATGGTTCTAAACTTATCCCAAGTATTCAAAAATGGCTTTCTCCCCACCATGCAAAAGAAGTAAATGACTTGCTTGGTAAAATGAATTCAACTTTATCTTCCTATATTTCTGGACAAATGATTGAATGTTTATTTGTCGGTGTGTTTACCTCAATTGGTTACGTTATTATTGGCCAGCCGCTGGCAATTGTTCTCGGCATTGTTGCTGGTTTAACTAATATTATTCCATATATTGGACCTTATATTGGGATTGCACCAGCATTATTTGTTGCTTTAACGATGGCACCAAATAAGATCATTTGGGTAATTGTGGTGGTGATCGTTGTTCAACAAGTTGATGGAAATATTGTTTACCCTAATATCATCGGAAAGACGCTTCAGATTCACCCATTAACAATCATTATGTTATTACTTGCTGCGGGGCATATTGCTGGAATCGGAGGAATGATCTTATGTATTCCGTTCTATGCCGTTATCAAGACTGTTTGTGAATACTTCTTTGATATTTATCGAATTGAACATCCTGTTGATAAAACTAAAACTGAATAA
- a CDS encoding KxYKxGKxW signal peptide domain-containing protein, with amino-acid sequence MEIKKHYKLYKDGKNWCAMALAVAAVSAGLVLGNTNVKADTSADNVPVVKTTNPTTGDVNAELASQEKSAQAKDNGNYGYLDAAQVVNNNDLHVSGWQATNQAAGKDNRYLVAYDSTTNTELGRTSVTENVARPDVAKAYPDVVNAKDSGYQATMNNLDWSKVKSVDDQIHIVSRYSDAANGEGNHVDNWSQPINLDKGNYAYLDNFSVANNQLQVSGWNATNQALGKTNHYVILFDRTTGREIARNKIEATERPDVAKVYPQVINAKASGFNTAFSLAGIDFNHELQVISRYSNAANGEGVSVRFS; translated from the coding sequence ATGGAAATAAAGAAACACTATAAATTATATAAAGATGGTAAAAATTGGTGCGCAATGGCGTTAGCTGTTGCGGCAGTTTCAGCGGGATTAGTATTGGGAAATACGAATGTAAAAGCTGATACGTCGGCTGATAATGTACCGGTAGTTAAAACTACTAATCCTACTACTGGGGATGTCAATGCAGAGCTTGCTAGTCAAGAAAAGTCTGCTCAAGCAAAGGATAACGGAAACTATGGCTACCTTGATGCTGCTCAAGTTGTTAATAATAATGACTTGCATGTTAGTGGCTGGCAAGCAACCAATCAAGCCGCTGGCAAGGATAATCGTTATTTAGTGGCTTATGATAGTACTACTAATACTGAATTAGGTCGTACATCGGTAACCGAAAATGTGGCGCGTCCTGATGTTGCCAAGGCTTATCCGGATGTGGTCAACGCCAAGGATTCTGGTTACCAAGCAACGATGAATAATCTGGACTGGAGTAAGGTTAAGAGCGTTGATGACCAGATTCACATTGTTAGTCGCTATAGTGATGCCGCTAATGGTGAAGGGAACCATGTTGATAATTGGTCGCAACCAATTAATCTTGATAAGGGAAATTATGCTTATCTCGATAATTTTAGTGTTGCCAATAATCAGCTTCAAGTCTCTGGTTGGAATGCGACAAATCAGGCTTTAGGTAAAACTAATCATTATGTCATCTTATTTGATCGAACAACGGGACGCGAAATTGCCCGGAATAAAATTGAAGCTACAGAACGTCCTGATGTTGCTAAAGTGTATCCACAGGTTATTAATGCTAAAGCTTCAGGGTTTAATACAGCTTTCTCGTTAGCTGGGATTGACTTTAATCACGAATTACAAGTAATAAGTCGTTATAGTAATGCTGCTAATGGTGAAGGCGTTAGTGTAAGATTTTCATAG